Within the Pseudarthrobacter sp. W1I19 genome, the region TGTACTTTTGGCGGCATGGAAACGCTCACGCAGGCGCCCGTGTTGGCCCGCTTCGGGTATGCGGTTTCGGACCCTACCCGCGCGCAGATTCTTTTGGCGCTCTCCGGCGCTCCGGCCTACCCTTCAGATCTGGCCGATTCCCTCGGCGTCTCCCGGCAGAGTATGTCCAATCACCTGACCTGCCTGCGCGGCTGCGGCCTGGTGGTGGCCGTTCCTGACGGGCGGCGGACCCGGTATGAGCTTGCCGACGCGCGGTTGGGCCACGCGATCAGCGACCTTATCGGGGTTGTCCTGGCCGTGGATCCGGCCTGCTGCGCCCCGGATGGGAAGTGCCCTGCATGACCGCGCTGCTGGGAGCCCCCACCGTGGAACGCCGTACCGTCCTGAACCGCCGGATCCGCCTGTTCGCCGCCGCAACCATAACGTACAACGTCATTGAAGCGGTGGTGGCGCTCTGGGCCGGCAACGTGGCTGATTCTTCCGCGTTGATCGGTTTCGGGCTGGACTCGGTCATTGAGGTGAGTTCCGCACTGGCT harbors:
- a CDS encoding helix-turn-helix transcriptional regulator, whose translation is METLTQAPVLARFGYAVSDPTRAQILLALSGAPAYPSDLADSLGVSRQSMSNHLTCLRGCGLVVAVPDGRRTRYELADARLGHAISDLIGVVLAVDPACCAPDGKCPA